In the Candidatus Cloacimonadota bacterium genome, TATCTTCACCAGACTAACTTCGAGCAAATTTCGGATGTGATAAGTCGAGTTCACTCCCCGGATAGCATCAATTTTCGCGCGGGTGATGGGTTGATGATAGGCGATAATTGCCAAAACTTCCATAGCTGTTTTTGACAATTTGATTTGCCTATGATCCTTATACATTTTTTCAATGAGCGGAAAATACTGCTTTCGCGTGGCATAAGTAAATCCTCCTGCAACTTTTCTGATACAGAATGGGCGTTCTGTTTCTTCCAATTCATCATTTATCTCATCAATTGATCTGCGTATCAATGTATAATCAATGCTGTTCAATTCCTCGGCAAGCGTTTCTAAAGATACGGGTTTGTCAGAAGCAAATATCAATACTTCAATTACTTTTTTTATATCCATTATTCGTACTACTCATTTTTTTTTAAGGTCTTTGATTAATTTTTTTCATAAAGCCTTTAGAGGCAAAATAGTGATTCATTTCAATCAGGGATAATTGTGCAAAGTAAAGCGAGATTGTTTGAAGCGTAGCAATCAGGGACGATTGCTTTAGGGATATTAAAAAATTTCAACGAGAATAACAATAAATCCGATAATCCAGCAATAAAATGAGAAATATTTTAATTTCGCTTTGTTAATCAAACGAATCATAAGTGCAATGGCAAAATAACCGACAGCAGCAGAAGCTATTAGTGCGAGGAAATAGGGAATAAATTTTTCGGAAGCCCCACTTGCTCCAAAATCCTTTATCTTAAAAATTGCTGCTCCGAGAATCGCCGGAATAGACAACAAAAAAGAAAACCGAGTAGCTAATTGACGCTTCAATCCGGAATAAATTCCAACCGTGATGGTGGTTCCGGAACGCGAAATACCTGGAAGAATGGCAATGCTCTGAGCAATTCCTATAATTATTGCTATTAAAAAATTTAACTTGCCTCTTTTTCCATCCTTAACTCTGTCCGAGAAAAAAAGAATGCTTCCGGTAACGAGCAGCATAATTCCCACGAGATACAATTTATCGAAAACAGCTTCTAATTTATCCTTGAAGAGAATACCAATGACGCCGGTTACAGCAGTTGCAATGAACAGGTAAAACACAAGCATCTGAGATGAGCGCACTTCACGGCTTCGATCTTTTTTCCAGCAAAACATGGCTGAGATTAGTCGGATTATATCTTTGCGAAAATATACAACTACAGCAATCAAAGTGCCGATATGAACAGTGATCTCAAAAATAATTCCCGGTTCATTGATGTTCAATATTTTTTGAAAAATAACAAGATGCCCTGAACTGCTAACCGGTAAAAATTCGGTCAAGCCCTGAATAATCCCAAGAAAAATATACTTTAACAAATTCACAATACATACTCCTCATGTTTTACAATATCGGAAATTTTTACGACTTTGATATCTGAGCCTTCCAGATTTTGAAGAATCTGCTTCAATTCCTTCAGACTTTTACTGGAGCAATGGGAAATCACTACGATTTCCCTATGAGTTTGCGCATATTTTTTTATTTTATCAGTCATCCTCTGAACTCTTCCATCTGCAGAACCGGAATCCAAAAAAAAGTCTATCTTGTAAGTATCCATTCCCATATCTTTGGCAAGAGAATAAGCAAGGGTTTTTTGGCTTGTTCTGCTGTCCACAAAAAACAAATTGTTTTCCTTTAGTGCCTTAAGCACAGGTGTCATTATGTATTCATGTTGCGTGGCAAGGGAACCCATGTGATTATTGGCTCCAATACACAGAGGAAGGTTTTTTAAATATTTTTTCATTCTTTTTCTAATCTCTTTGCTAGTTAAATCCACAAATATGGCATTATCTCCGGGATCATTTTGGGGATAACTTATCGGTTCCATGGGAATGTGAATCATCGTTTCCCGATCCTGATTATCGGCTTTTTGCATAACAACTTGGCTGAATGGGAGTTCCGGCAAAATAGAAAAAGTTATATTTTTATTGATCCTCAAAAAATCATCCAACTTTTTACTCCCAAAGTATCCAAAATCATCTATGATGATCGAGAGAGAGGTAATATTTTCATATTTCCCATCTTTATCACCCTCGATGTTGAGAATATAATAATGTTTGTATTGTGGATCAAAAATCTTCATAGTAAGCAAATTCCCATTGTATGCTTCGTCGGATTTGATGACCTGTCCGCCTGCTTCTTCAACCGTGTCCGTGAT is a window encoding:
- the scpB gene encoding SMC-Scp complex subunit ScpB, with the translated sequence MDIKKVIEVLIFASDKPVSLETLAEELNSIDYTLIRRSIDEINDELEETERPFCIRKVAGGFTYATRKQYFPLIEKMYKDHRQIKLSKTAMEVLAIIAYHQPITRAKIDAIRGVNSTYHIRNLLEVSLVKIKGRLKKFGQPILYGTGDKFLKFFGLNNVEDLPNLHEIKELIEDDLTDPAKFSQKDVVEENDEQKLLI
- the uppP gene encoding undecaprenyl-diphosphatase UppP translates to MNLLKYIFLGIIQGLTEFLPVSSSGHLVIFQKILNINEPGIIFEITVHIGTLIAVVVYFRKDIIRLISAMFCWKKDRSREVRSSQMLVFYLFIATAVTGVIGILFKDKLEAVFDKLYLVGIMLLVTGSILFFSDRVKDGKRGKLNFLIAIIIGIAQSIAILPGISRSGTTITVGIYSGLKRQLATRFSFLLSIPAILGAAIFKIKDFGASGASEKFIPYFLALIASAAVGYFAIALMIRLINKAKLKYFSFYCWIIGFIVILVEIF
- a CDS encoding divergent polysaccharide deacetylase family protein; translated protein: MANTSRKKYRKKMTKKQKSGKSKTPNKFKLFLVVAACIIIAFFIWQMIPIKPVNDHAESSLNVPEEIPETEKAISDKTPVQASIDFALQRLEIPTKFIHTKKYGNTTSIRISIDMNQISLTICNIFITDTVEEAGGQVIKSDEAYNGNLLTMKIFDPQYKHYYILNIEGDKDGKYENITSLSIIIDDFGYFGSKKLDDFLRINKNITFSILPELPFSQVVMQKADNQDRETMIHIPMEPISYPQNDPGDNAIFVDLTSKEIRKRMKKYLKNLPLCIGANNHMGSLATQHEYIMTPVLKALKENNLFFVDSRTSQKTLAYSLAKDMGMDTYKIDFFLDSGSADGRVQRMTDKIKKYAQTHREIVVISHCSSKSLKELKQILQNLEGSDIKVVKISDIVKHEEYVL